In the Octadecabacter sp. SW4 genome, one interval contains:
- the fabG gene encoding 3-oxoacyl-[acyl-carrier-protein] reductase: MFDLTGKNALVTGASGGIGGEIAKVLHAAGATVGLSGTRVEPLEALAAQLGARAHVLPCNLSDAEAVDSLPKQAIAAMGSVDVLVNNAGITRDNIFMRMSDEEWAQVIEVNLTSTMRLCRGVMRPMMKARWGRIINISSIVGATGNPGQANYAASKAGMVGMSKSIAYEVASRGITVNCIAPGFIATAMTDALTEDQKDKINVQIPAGRMGTPEEIAAAALYLASPQAGYVTGATLHVNGGMAML; this comes from the coding sequence ATGTTTGATTTAACAGGAAAAAATGCGCTTGTGACGGGCGCCTCGGGCGGTATTGGCGGCGAGATTGCCAAGGTGCTGCACGCTGCCGGCGCGACGGTTGGCCTGAGCGGCACGCGGGTTGAGCCGCTTGAGGCGCTGGCGGCGCAACTGGGCGCGCGCGCCCATGTCCTGCCCTGCAACCTGAGCGACGCCGAGGCCGTGGACAGCCTGCCCAAACAGGCGATTGCCGCGATGGGATCGGTTGATGTGTTGGTGAACAACGCCGGGATCACCCGCGACAATATCTTCATGCGCATGTCCGACGAAGAATGGGCGCAGGTGATCGAAGTCAATCTGACCAGCACGATGCGCCTGTGTCGCGGTGTCATGCGCCCGATGATGAAGGCTCGTTGGGGCCGGATCATTAACATCAGTTCCATCGTCGGGGCCACCGGTAATCCGGGGCAGGCCAACTATGCGGCCTCGAAGGCGGGGATGGTCGGGATGAGCAAATCCATCGCTTACGAGGTTGCCAGCCGCGGTATCACCGTAAATTGCATCGCGCCGGGCTTTATTGCAACGGCGATGACGGATGCGCTGACTGAGGATCAGAAGGACAAGATCAACGTGCAAATCCCTGCGGGCCGCATGGGGACGCCAGAAGAAATTGCGGCGGCTGCGCTCTATCTGGCAAGTCCGCAGGCCGGATATGTCACCGGCGCAACCTTGCATGTGAATGGCGGCATGGCCATGTTGTGA
- the fabD gene encoding ACP S-malonyltransferase, with the protein MRAFVFPGQGAQTIGMGKALADAYPAARTVFDEVDEALGEKLSALIWEGDIADLTLTANAQPALMATSLAAMRALEAEGVTIAAASFVAGHSLGEYSALAAAGALSVADTARLLRIRGTAMQEAVPVGLGAMAALLGLDFETAKAVAEEAAAGEVCQAANDNDPSQVVVSGHKAAVERALVIAKEKGAKRALLLPVSAPFHSALMAPAAEVMAQALADVDISAPKVPLIANVSAEAVSDVDTIRALLVEQVTGSVRWRESVLWMGAQGVSEAWEIGAGKALSGMIKRINRDIETRAVGGPDDVVAAAAALA; encoded by the coding sequence ATGCGGGCATTTGTATTTCCGGGGCAGGGTGCGCAAACGATTGGCATGGGCAAGGCATTGGCCGATGCCTATCCGGCCGCGCGGACGGTCTTTGACGAAGTTGACGAGGCCCTGGGCGAAAAACTGTCCGCGCTGATCTGGGAGGGCGATATCGCCGATCTGACACTGACGGCCAATGCGCAGCCCGCGCTGATGGCCACGTCACTGGCGGCGATGCGCGCGCTTGAGGCCGAGGGCGTCACCATCGCGGCGGCATCCTTTGTGGCGGGGCATTCGCTGGGCGAATATTCGGCATTGGCGGCGGCGGGTGCCCTGAGTGTGGCTGATACCGCGCGCCTGTTGCGCATTCGCGGCACGGCGATGCAGGAGGCGGTGCCGGTTGGCCTTGGCGCGATGGCAGCGCTGCTGGGGCTGGATTTCGAGACCGCCAAGGCCGTGGCCGAGGAGGCCGCAGCGGGCGAGGTGTGTCAGGCCGCCAATGACAATGATCCGTCGCAGGTGGTGGTGTCCGGTCATAAGGCGGCTGTTGAGCGTGCCTTGGTGATTGCCAAGGAAAAGGGTGCCAAGCGCGCGCTATTGTTGCCGGTCAGCGCGCCGTTTCATTCGGCCCTGATGGCGCCTGCCGCCGAGGTCATGGCTCAGGCCTTGGCTGACGTTGATATTTCAGCCCCCAAAGTGCCGCTGATTGCCAATGTCAGCGCCGAAGCGGTCAGCGATGTTGATACGATCCGCGCGCTATTGGTCGAACAGGTCACGGGGTCCGTGCGCTGGCGCGAAAGCGTGCTGTGGATGGGGGCGCAGGGCGTGAGCGAGGCCTGGGAGATTGGCGCGGGCAAGGCGCTGTCAGGCATGATCAAACGGATCAATCGCGACATCGAAACACGCGCGGTGGGTGGGCCGGACGATGTTGTCGCTGCGGCTGCCGCACTTGCTTAA
- the rpsF gene encoding 30S ribosomal protein S6 — translation MPLYEHVMIARQDLSNTQAESLIEHFGTVLADNGGKLLENEYWGVKTMAYKINKNRKGHYAFLRTDAPAPAIQEMERLMRLHDDVMRVLTIKVDAHEEGPSVQMQKRDERPDRRERR, via the coding sequence ATGCCGCTGTATGAGCATGTTATGATTGCGCGTCAGGATCTGTCCAACACGCAAGCCGAAAGCCTGATCGAACACTTCGGAACCGTTCTTGCCGACAATGGCGGCAAACTTCTCGAGAACGAGTACTGGGGCGTCAAGACGATGGCCTACAAGATCAACAAGAACCGCAAGGGCCACTATGCCTTCCTGCGCACCGATGCACCCGCACCGGCGATTCAGGAGATGGAGCGTCTGATGCGCCTGCATGACGATGTCATGCGCGTGCTGACCATCAAGGTCGACGCCCACGAAGAAGGCCCAAGCGTTCAGATGCAAAAGCGTGACGAGCGGCCAGACCGCCGTGAACGCCGCTAA
- the rpsR gene encoding 30S ribosomal protein S18, translating to MATKPFFRRRKSDPFDGENAPKIDYKDTRTLQRYISERGKIVPSRITAVGAKNQRALARAIKRARFLALLPYAVK from the coding sequence ATGGCTACAAAACCATTTTTCCGCCGTCGCAAGTCTGATCCCTTTGATGGCGAAAACGCCCCAAAGATCGACTACAAAGACACCCGCACCCTGCAGCGCTACATTTCCGAGCGTGGCAAGATCGTGCCGTCCCGCATCACCGCCGTTGGCGCCAAGAACCAGCGTGCACTGGCCCGTGCCATCAAGCGCGCGCGTTTCCTGGCCCTGCTGCCCTACGCCGTTAAGTAA
- the rplI gene encoding 50S ribosomal protein L9, translating to MQIILLERVAKLGQMGEVVNVKEGYARNFLLPQGKALRVNDANLARFEADKAQMEARNLETKKEADALAAKLDGETFIVIRSASDGGNLYGSVTTRDAAEAATAAGFSVDKKQVILQGAIKELGLHAVTVSLHPEVECEIQLNVARSTEEAELQAAGKSIAELAAEEEAAAEFEIQELFDDIGAAGMEDFGDDDAAPAPAAEEEAASDDEDA from the coding sequence ATGCAAATCATCCTACTTGAGCGCGTCGCCAAGCTTGGCCAGATGGGCGAAGTCGTGAACGTCAAAGAAGGTTACGCCCGTAACTTCCTGCTGCCCCAGGGCAAGGCCCTGCGCGTCAATGACGCCAACCTGGCCCGTTTCGAGGCCGACAAGGCACAGATGGAAGCGCGCAACCTTGAAACCAAAAAAGAAGCCGATGCACTGGCCGCGAAACTGGACGGTGAAACCTTCATCGTGATTCGTTCCGCATCCGATGGTGGCAACCTTTACGGTTCGGTCACCACCCGTGACGCCGCCGAAGCGGCAACTGCCGCAGGTTTCTCGGTCGACAAAAAGCAGGTCATCCTGCAAGGCGCGATCAAGGAACTGGGGCTGCACGCCGTCACCGTGTCGCTGCACCCCGAGGTCGAGTGCGAAATCCAGCTCAACGTCGCCCGCTCGACCGAAGAGGCCGAACTGCAAGCCGCTGGCAAATCCATCGCCGAACTGGCCGCCGAGGAAGAAGCCGCCGCTGAATTTGAAATTCAGGAGCTGTTTGACGACATCGGTGCCGCCGGCATGGAAGACTTTGGCGACGACGACGCGGCCCCCGCGCCCGCAGCCGAAGAAGAAGCCGCATCGGACGACGAAGACGCCTAA
- a CDS encoding bifunctional 2',3'-cyclic-nucleotide 2'-phosphodiesterase/3'-nucleotidase, whose amino-acid sequence MPLTLNRRGFLAGTAGLIALHPFSVSAQANQAHLRIMETTDLHVHVFPYDYYADKPVDTVGLARTASIIEDVRAESTNAILLDNGDFLQGNPMGDYIAYERGMAEGDTHPVIQAMNTLGFDASTLGNHEFNYGLDFLMKSVAGAQFPIVSANVAKSIGASPTADETLLPPYVILDRTITDGNGDEYPIRIGLIGFVPPQIMNWDRKHLEGNVQARDIIETARAYVPQVKEQGADLIIALSHSGIGAADHTEGMENASVPLAAVDGIDAILTGHSHLVFPSSTYDDYAGVDVGAGTVMGKPAVMAGFWGSHMGLLDLMLERDGDSWRILSHTAEARPISRREEDRSITPLVQSNAAVLASVQAEHDETLAYVRRAVGMTDAPLHSYFALVADDPSVQIVSNAQTWYIAQMMEGTEYEGIPILSAAAPFKAGGRGGPDYYTDVPVGAVAIKNVADLYLYPNTVRAVLVTGAQVKNWLERSAGMFNQVAAGAADAPLLNPDFPSYNFDIIDGVTYRIDLSQPAMFDRDGAVINADTNRIVDLMFDGAPIDPDQQFVIATNNYRASGGGSFPGAMGDTVIFEGPDTNRDVIVRYIVDQGTVSPRADGNWTFLPMDDTTVIFETGPAGATYAADVPGARLEEAGNSDTGFALFRIAL is encoded by the coding sequence ATGCCACTCACACTCAATCGTCGCGGCTTTCTGGCAGGCACTGCCGGGCTGATCGCACTGCACCCGTTTTCCGTCAGCGCGCAGGCCAATCAGGCACATCTGCGGATCATGGAAACCACGGACCTGCATGTGCATGTCTTCCCATACGACTACTACGCCGACAAGCCTGTCGATACGGTCGGCCTTGCCCGCACCGCATCGATCATCGAAGATGTGCGCGCGGAATCGACCAATGCGATCCTGCTCGACAACGGCGATTTCCTGCAGGGTAACCCGATGGGCGATTACATCGCCTATGAACGCGGCATGGCCGAGGGTGACACCCACCCCGTCATCCAGGCGATGAACACGCTGGGGTTTGACGCCTCCACCCTTGGCAATCACGAATTCAACTACGGCCTCGATTTCCTGATGAAATCCGTGGCCGGGGCGCAGTTCCCCATTGTCTCGGCCAATGTCGCCAAATCAATAGGCGCCAGCCCGACCGCCGACGAAACCCTGCTACCGCCCTATGTCATCCTTGATCGCACGATCACCGATGGCAACGGCGACGAATACCCGATCCGCATCGGGCTGATCGGCTTTGTGCCACCGCAGATCATGAACTGGGACCGCAAGCACCTTGAAGGCAACGTGCAGGCCCGCGACATCATCGAAACCGCCCGCGCCTATGTGCCGCAAGTGAAGGAACAGGGGGCCGATCTCATCATCGCGCTGTCCCACTCGGGCATCGGCGCGGCCGATCACACGGAGGGCATGGAAAACGCATCGGTGCCACTGGCCGCCGTGGACGGGATCGACGCGATCCTGACCGGGCACAGCCACCTTGTGTTTCCCTCCTCGACCTATGACGATTATGCGGGCGTTGATGTGGGTGCAGGCACGGTGATGGGCAAACCCGCCGTGATGGCGGGGTTCTGGGGCAGTCATATGGGCCTGCTAGACCTGATGCTGGAACGCGATGGCGACAGCTGGCGCATCCTGTCCCACACTGCCGAGGCGCGCCCCATCTCGCGGCGCGAAGAAGACCGCTCGATCACACCACTGGTCCAAAGCAACGCCGCTGTCCTTGCCTCGGTGCAGGCCGAACACGACGAAACGCTGGCCTATGTGCGCCGCGCCGTAGGCATGACCGACGCCCCCCTGCACAGCTATTTTGCGCTGGTCGCGGACGATCCATCGGTGCAAATCGTGTCCAACGCGCAAACCTGGTATATCGCCCAGATGATGGAGGGGACCGAATATGAAGGCATCCCGATCCTCTCGGCCGCCGCCCCCTTCAAGGCAGGGGGCCGTGGTGGGCCCGACTACTATACGGACGTGCCCGTGGGCGCTGTAGCGATCAAGAACGTGGCCGATCTGTATCTTTATCCCAATACCGTGCGGGCGGTGCTGGTGACGGGCGCGCAGGTCAAGAACTGGCTGGAACGCAGCGCGGGCATGTTCAATCAGGTCGCGGCGGGCGCGGCAGACGCGCCCCTGCTCAACCCCGATTTTCCCAGCTACAACTTTGATATCATCGACGGGGTGACCTATCGTATCGACCTGTCGCAACCGGCGATGTTTGACCGTGACGGCGCGGTGATCAACGCCGATACCAACCGGATCGTCGATCTGATGTTCGATGGCGCGCCGATTGATCCCGATCAGCAGTTCGTCATCGCCACAAACAACTACCGCGCCAGCGGTGGCGGCAGTTTTCCCGGGGCGATGGGCGATACGGTGATTTTTGAAGGGCCCGACACCAACCGCGACGTGATCGTGCGCTATATCGTCGATCAGGGCACCGTCAGCCCGCGCGCCGATGGCAACTGGACCTTCCTGCCGATGGACGACACCACGGTGATCTTTGAAACCGGACCGGCCGGGGCCACTTACGCCGCCGATGTGCCGGGCGCGCGGCTTGAAGAAGCAGGAAACTCCGACACCGGCTTCGCCCTGTTCCGCATCGCGCTCTAG